TTTTTCCTGATCTCTGTCCGCTACATAGCATGGGAGACCTGCAAGAGAGTTCCAAGACTTTACAGTCAGCTTCACTGTTGTAGTAAGAACTGACTTATCACTATCTTCTGAAAGCTTAACTGGCTGCATTGCTTCCATTGCAATAGACTGTGGTAAGCCTTCTGCGCCAGCAGCTACGATGTAAAGAAGTGTGCCATTTGCATTTTCTTCTTCTTCTGGATCTGCTTCAACTGCTGGTTCGCAAGCGCCGATGCATTCACCGTCTTTGAACACGCTAGTACGCAGTGCAACACGTTTTGCTTCCTGACCATTTTCACGAGAACGAAGTTCTAACTGAGCAGAAGCGCCACCCTGCATCATGCTTAAAGTGGAACCGTTGAATGTTGCATTCACGTCTTCATCTTCTGCTTTAGCTTTGTAAGTAACGCTAAGGTTGCCGTCTCCATCTACCATGTAGATTTCTTTGAATGCATCAGTTGGGTTACCAATGTAAGCAAACTCGAAGCCTGCAGGTGCGGTAACTTTAGCAACGAGCGTATCAGCTGCATGCAGGTGACCTGTTGCTACGATGTCGTAAGAAAGGAGTTTCTCAAGAAGCTCACCAGTAATGCGGAAGTAAGCATCTGCTGCTGCGCCATCTTTAAGAGCAAGCAAGGTAGGTTTAGTAAGATCTACGTCACCACCCTGAGCTTCTGCGCCGTAAACTTCATAAACCTGAGATGCTGGAAGAGCAGCACGTCCGATAGGGGCTTTGAATTTTCTGTGATGCTTGAAGCTAGAGATAGATACGTCGAAGCGATCAAGGTAGTTTATGCAAACTACTAATGGATCAGTGTAGCAACCGTTAACAGGGTTGAATGTAAATGTAACTTTTTGACCACGAACAATTTTGTACTCTTCAGGAGTCAATGAGTAGTAGAAACGTTGTGTTTCTTCAAACTCGTCACCAACTTTTACGATTCTGCCGTAACGAGTTTTCAACTTACCGCAAGAAGGAAGTGCTGCAACAACGAATTTACCTTTGTTATCACAAGCGTCGCCGCATTTGTTTGCTTTAGAAACAACATCGAAAACGAAAGGTCTTGGGCAATGTCTGTCGTATGGCATTACGCAGCATTCTTTCACTGGGCAGCACCATGCTGGAGGGTAAACACGACCGCGTTTCAATCCGATTGTGTATACTTCGTCGGTAAGTACGTCGTCTTCAGTGAGGCAAGTAATGGCTTGGTCGTACTCAGGACCAAGTACTGGACGCATTGCTTGTTTAACATCTTCGAATTTAACATCTTCGAAGCTTTCAAGCTTGCGGTAGTTCCAGTATGCGATGTAGCACACTGTTTTTTCGAGAGCTTCTCTGTACTCTGGGGTATTGCATGCAAGACCTTCTTCATCAGAACCCATGCCAAGCAAGAGAGCCTGAGCAATGTATTCGTACTTAACGAGGTCTAAGCAAGGGTTGCCAAGAGGATCAGGTAAAGCATCGATGCACATTACGCAGCAAATAAGTTTTCTTACTAAGTTCTGTGCTTTTTCGAATGGAACTTCTTTGTCTACAACCATGTCATGCACGATTGTGTTTGGCAGAGTCAGGTAAACTTCCTTTGCATCCGGGGCAAGAATTGCACGGAGTTCACCTTTGAAAGCGCATGATGGGTCGTCGCACTCGTCGCATGATGATGAAGAATCACCACAAGGTTCGCAACCACTTCCATCACAATTGATTGCACAATTAAACTGCTTACCGCCTTTGGAGAACAAGAACACATTTTTGGTGCGATCAAGTTTCGCAAGCGCATCTTCATCGAAAATGATGCAGCCATCATCGTTAGTTTCACCAACAAGCAGGGCTTTGTCTTTATACTCATGTTTTTTGTATTCTTCACGCAAGCAATCAAGCTTTGCGAATACCTTAGCACCCGCAATAGGCGCACCGGAAACACAACCGCGTAGTGTTTTCATAGGCGGTGGACAATCGTCGCTACCGCTACTACCGCCACAAGCTGTCAGGGCGAATGAGAGTGCGATCAACGCAACCATAAACAGTGCTTTTTTCATTGTTCATCCTTTTCTAAATTTCAATTAACCAGTTGAGACTGTAAAACCACTAACTTCCCAACTGATTAATTTCATTACACAAGAAGTAACAATGATAAAATTCTTACAGAATATAATAGAAAGAAACAAAGCCGCTAATTCAGCTATGAGGAGCAAAATAACACGTATTTTTAATAATAAATATACAGAAGTAGATTCTATTTTATTGTCGTTAGATTAAAATAACAGTTAAATAACATTATTTTTATAAAAACATCATTAGAACTCCACTCTTAACAATATTTTACCTTAAGTTTTATGCACTATAATTGTAAAATATCATTAGATTAGTTTTGAAATAGAATTGATATGTATAAAGAGAAAGGCACAATATATAACAGCAAGACTCTTTATGTATCGTGACTGCATTAGTTCTGTTATATTCAACGTTATTATTACGATAATTTCACATTACAGATTCTGTCAGCCCGCAGGATATGTAACGCTTTACTTGTACGTAAGTTAGCGCTTACACTGATTTCTAATACAAAAAGCATAGTATGTCTGATAGTTACGGGACACGCCTACCAACAAGGCGGTATCATGTAGTTTGAATAATGGTTATTTTAGCCAGCCGTCGGATAACTAGTAGAAAGGATTTATATATGGTTACAGTACATGAAGTAGACAGTGTTGAGATATTAAGCCTTCAAGATAACTATATTGATGCGCTAGCTATGGACAACTCTGATGTTATCCAGCGCCCTTCTTTATTCTCGCCTGATAGCGCCCATGAGGGCGTAGTGTCGAACGGACCACTTGCTGAACATGGCTTTTCGTCATTGATAACCGTAGAGTTTGAAGGTCAACGCAAGAGCATGCTCTTCGACTTTGGTTGCTCCGACAATGGCGCGTTATACAACGTAGATCTACTTTCTATCGATTTAACACAGGTCGAAGAACTAGCGCTTTCGCATGGGCATTTCGATCATTTTGGAGGCATGAAGCAGCTTGTTGAACGTGTAGGTAAAGACTCTATACCGCTTGTTGCTCATCCTTCTGTATTTAAAGATAGATACGTTCGAACACCGATGGGCTTAAAATTGTCTTTTCCGTCACTTGTAAAAGAAAACGTGCGTTCCATGGGCGCATCCATTCATGAAACAACAGCTCCATTACCTATGCTGGATGGATATGCTTTGTTCCTTGGCGAAATCCCACGAGAAACTAATTTCGAAAAAGGAATGCCAAACGCTTATTGCCTTAAAGATGGCGTTGAACAGACAGATGCTATCGAAGATGATTCTTCGATGATTTTTAACGTAAAAGATAAAGGACTGGTTGTACTTTCCGGCTGCGCCCATGCCGGAATAGTCAATACTGTCAATCATGCCATTAGCGTAACAGGCGTATCAACAGTACACGCAATTATGGGAGGATTTCATCTTTCTGGTCCGTATCATGAGCAATTTATCGAACCTACCATTTCTGCTCTACAGGCATTTAATCCTAGCTATATTATTCCCGCACATTGCACAGGCAGAAAAGCCACACTCGCAATAGAACGCGCCATGCCAGAGGCATTTATCTGCAACATGTCCGGAACTACCTTGCGATTTTAGAATGGCATTTATATGTCCAAAAAAAGCTGCATGTATTCATGCAGCTTTTTTTTTGGACATAATATTTAGTGGTCATTGTTGAAACTTTGCTGAACATCGTAACCTAACCTATCTATTTTCATGTAACACTATTTGCCGTAACCGTTTTAGTGAGTGCACAATAAAGATGCCCCTGCACGCGTTGTGCAGGGGCATCAGGAAGGAATAAAGCTCCCGCGTTAAAGGGGCTTTGGGGGTTAGGATTTATTGCTCACTAGAAGCATTGGTGAAGGTAATGCTGCCAGTGCCGACAACATCATCACCGTTTTTAATATCAACCGTTACAGTCTTCGAATTGTCTTCATTTGTAGCTGCTGTATAAGTAACCGCAGAAAGATCAAACGTAGCGATTCGTTGACCAGCAATATTAGTGTCAGCAGAATCAGTAGGACTACTGAGCTCTTTAGTCGACTCCTGACCAAACTTACCCGCCCCACTACCAGTCAAGGTAGCAGTTAGCGGGGTAGCGCCAGCATCTTTACCAGCTACAGTATTCCATGTTTTATAAGTGAACTTAATATTCCCAGTAAGAGTTAGGCCATCAGCAAGAACCCCTGGAACATCCTTAGGAGCCTCAACTTTGATTTCCTGCACTTTATCAGCAGTACCTTTAGCGCAGAGGACGAGGTCGGTGCTATCAGTAGCGTTATTCACTACGTCGTCATTTTTACGCTGAACCTGTGCTTTCAAGCTATATTTACCAGCGTCAGGACTTTGCTTAGCAGCCAATGTCTTACCAGTGAAGGTGTATTTTATAGTCTTAGCCTGTGCGTCATAGTTCGGCGCTGGCACTTGGGCTTCTGACAATGTAATTTTTGTGGCAGTTCGACCACCTTTCTCAACGGTAAACGCTACCTTGTAGCTATTTGTAAACTCTTCTAGACTGTTGAATGCAGCACTTTCACTTGCAGAAATTGTCAAAATTAAACCGCCAAGTGCAGCAGAGCTGCCAGAAAGTTTTTCTGCGGGATCAGTTTTCTCTTCACTACCAAATTCAACAGCAGTAGCAAATTCTCCTGAAAACTCCACAGTATCAACTGCAATTGGGTCTACCTGTGTAAGGGTTAATTTTTGAGTATCTGTTTTTCTATTACCAAAGTTGATGATAGCTTTATCATTGTTAATTTGAGCAAAGGAGATATCTACTTTTGCTGGGTCACTGTCTGCAGTAAGACTCCCGTTAGTGTATTTAGCACCTGTAAGATCAAACTCCATTGTCGCTACAGTAGCGTCTTCGGAACGGGTGTAGTTCTTGCCATCAATTTGGTCATCGTCCCATGTTCCAGATTCTGTAGTAAGGAATAACTTTACAGTGGGCTTAGACTCTCTTTTACCTAAGACCACTTTCGCCAAAGTATTCCAAGTAGTGACGTTAGCAGTAATGTTACCAGTTAGGTTAGCACCATGTTTGAAATCAGCACTCTGTGCTAATGTAGGAGCAGGATCCTGTGAAACCTCAATCTCCTGCACTACATTTTCATAACCGCTGTTGCAGATGTAGAGAGTGACTTCAACCGTATTATTTTCTTTGCTCTCTTTCTTAGGGAAAGAAATTTCAGCATTTTCAGCTTTCTCGAAAACAATCTCAAGTTTATATTGACCTGCTTCAGCCTTGTCCTGAAGTACTAACGAGGTCTGCCCTGCGTTGAATGTAGCTTTTTTGCTATCGGAATCAAGAGCTAAGCTATTCTTAATAGCTTGTGCAACAGCGCTTGCAGAAGCTTCAGTAAGGATTGTTTCATCCTGAGCACCTTTTTTAAGACTGACACTTACCTTTGCAATGGCAGCCTTTAAGTCTTCTGTAGAAGGAGTCGAAGAGCCTTGAGCAAAATTAATTTCACCACTAATACCTGAGGCTGAAAGTGTAGCACTTGCAGGTATAGTTTCTTTATATACGTTGCTCTCAAGACTAGCGCTTGGTGAGCCACCTGTGAACTTAAGCAGTTTTGGGAAAGCATCACCTGCTTTGATAGCAGAAATGGCGATGGTTTTATCTGTGATGTACTTAATAGTTAACTTTTTAGTTATCTTCTCACTTGTTGCTGTAAGCGTATAAGATTTTTCGCTACTTGGAGTAAGCTCAGAATCACCAGGAATAGTACATGTCAGTGTAATCGTTTTATCTAAAATAACAGATGCTTGGTTATCAGATACTTCTAACTTTTTACCACCAGTAGTAATGTCAAACACGCCCAATGCCGTACCAGACAAATCAACCTTCGGGGTAAGTTCTTTACCTTCGGATTGCTTAAATCCTAACGTAACGGTCACTGCTTTAGGGTTGGCGGAATCTTTAATGGTTGCTAAATCATCTTTAACATCATCACCACTAAAAATAAGCGCTGTCACTTTTGGAGAAGGATCAATAACAGTTCCACCAGAAGAGCTACCACCGTTGTTGCTGGAAGTATTCTGGTTAATATTATCCTCAGTAGCCTGCACATCTTCTGGTGTTGAGCTTTGAGTGCTCAGTGCAACAGCAGCACGCTTGGTAATTTCGGAGTAATGATCTTTAACAAAGGTAGCGAGGTTGTCACCAGCGTGAACATTCGGGTTTACACCAGAAGCTGCAATTGCATTAGCAAGGGAGCTTTCACCGCTTCTAATTTTAGCTGCAACTGGGGAGAACTGACGCTGGTAATCCAATGAGCTGGAGGTTTCAGTCAATTTAAATGTGTACAGGAAAGCCTGTGTCATTACTTCGTGAGACTGAAGTTCTTCGCCGAATGGATCTTCGAATGGATCGGTATTAGTAAACCCTAACTCACTAGTAACAAAACGCGAAACTTTAGCCTTCGCTTTAGCAACAGAATCAGCAGTTACAGTGCCACCCATAAGAGATACAGCGAAGGTGCTCATAGGGGTAAGACATACGAAAGCATCAGGGCCAGTCATAGCAGCACTAAGCTGACCGCCGTAGGCTTTGCCGTTAGGAAAGGTCCCGGCACCACGTTCTGTTTTAAGAATAACAGGGTAGCTGGTAATCTTATCAAGATTGGTGAAAGAGTTGATAATACCGTTTGCGTCAGATACCCCAACTTTGATTTTTTCACCGTTTACAGTTGCATATACATTGGCACCAGCAATTGGTGCTGCAACAACACCACCTGCATGTTCCGCAGAGGAAGAACTACCGCTGCTACCCCCACATGCTGTCAACAATGTGACAAGCATAAGCAAAGCAATAATACTAAAAAGCCTTTTCATTACTAAAAATCTCCTAAAAACTATAAAATATAAACAAACGCTCGGTATGCTTTGCAAAACTTTACGCTATTATCAAGTTATTTATTAAAAAATAACCTGAAATGTATAAAAATTGTAATTTCTTACAAAAAATATGAAAGCTACTATTTAGTTTATAATTTTAATGCGCTTAAGAGACACATCACGCCCCTTTTTTACAAGAGCAATGTTTGTGCTTAATAAATTCGTACACTACGTATAAGACACTCTATTATTTGAGGGTGATAATTCGGGATAAGAAGCTATAGCGAAGAACATAAAACCTGTTCTGGCTGTAGCACATCTATTTCTATTGATATTCGAATTTGTTTTCTCGAATCAATCATTGATTTTCGGCTTAGCTCGGCTCGAAACCCGCCCTCGACATTTTGATTCAACATCACGCAAATTAATCAACAGGCGGAATACAGAAAATGTTGCACACTTTCATATCCTGAATACTGCATACTCGACTGCAATAACGATAAGATTTTGTATTCAACCGCTCTGCCCCGCTCTGTAAAAGAAGAAAACGAAGGACGTTTAAAAGCCTCGCGGCTTGCGGCTTTTGTGGATGGTGATACCATAGACATTGCCAATTCAGAGTAGTTTTTCTGCTTGAAAAAAGAATTTAAGGAGGTTTTATAATGTCTATGTATATTTGTCATTTTACGTGTAATCCTTCACGATGGCCTGTTGATCGCAAAGGTCAGGTTGAAGTGTGGAAATCAATGGTTAAAGACGCCGACATGCTGGTTGAAGGAGAAGGACCGGTCAAATTTACCGGTTGGATCAACAACACAGAAGGCTATGCGCTTATTGAAGGTGCATCAAAAGTCGAAATCATCGAACTTTGTGCACGATTCTGGCCGTATTTCCATAATGAAATTCTAGAAATTGTGCCGACTCATGAAGCTGGCGATGCTATTTTAGCTGGAGCAAAGGAAGGTTGGGAAAGTACATAGCCAACAATTTGTTACACTTTGCCTGCATTTCTAGTAGCGCCGGAACACAATAGTCTACCCCGACTACCAGCGCATTACCATTTGCTCTAACATCGCAGGCTATGAATTCTTTTAGAAAGACTCTTACATTGATTTCAAAACTACTTTATTTCCATTTACATGCGCGACCTACCTTTCATCCAATATAGAAAGCGACAATCTATCAGATTGTCGCTTTTTTGTTTCATTACGAAAAAAAATTGCATCATACGCAGTGGATGCGTTGCGCTATCGGCACAATAGCGATACTGCATCTCTCTGCTGTACTTGAAAGATCGTCTGTAATTAAGAAATACATATTTCAATACTAAAAGCCCAAACATATTGAAGGCAGCATATTGCACCACATTAGAGAGTGAAGGAGAAAAAATTACAGTGTTTGAAAACAAAATATACTTGGGAACAGCCTGTGCTTCTTTAGCCACTATGCTCTGGGCAGGGTCGTTTGTTATTGCACGCCTTGCTGTTGGGCAGATATCTCCTATGCTCCTTGCTGCCTCTTGCTGGTTTATCGCCCTTCTGATTCTTTGTCCTTGTAACTTTTCGGTGATAAAAAAAGAGTGGAATGTCGTTACCAAGTTCTTACCACAATTTTTTTTCGCCGCACTTACAGGTGTCGCTGCATATTCTCCGCTTAGTTACTTTGCTGCCCAAACCACATCTGCCATCAACCTCTCGCTGATTTCAGTTACCAGCCCTATTTTTATCGTTATTATATCTTCATTGATGGGACAAAAGCAGCCAGTCAACACATGGGCTGGCTGTTCCGTAGCTCTCTTAGGTTCAATCTACCTTGTATGTAACGGTGAAATAGCACGCCTTCTCGAACTTCATTTTGCACTCGGTGACTTCCTTATGTTAATCGCGGCAGTGGGCTTTGCAATTTACAGTTTGATTCTTAGCAAAATCCCTGAAGGGCTATCGCATTTGATTGTTATGACCCTCATGGCTTTTTTTGCTGTGTTGCTACTTATTCCTTGTGTTTTATGGGAATACTCCCAAGGAATGATGCTATTCACATTAAATACTTCCGTGCTATTCAGCATCACTTTCATGGCGATATTTTCGTCAATTGTGGCATGGGGCACATGGAATATCGGATTGAAACATGCGGGCTCTGAAAAGGCTGGTATGATTTACTACAGCCTTCCATTATGGAGTGGTATTTTTGCTTTTGCTTTTCTTGATGAAACCATGGGAGCGGTACACTTAGTCAGCGGGATTCTTATTATTGGTGGGATAGCATGGGCAAGTCGCACGCCTCAGCTAGCAACGCAGCATGAACCATCTTCTACCAATGCGTAGCCGATTTACTAGTAGCAAAGCACTCTTTGCCTGTAACAACACTTCGCTTGGTTTATTTTTTACCTACAATAATCAGTGACTCTAATTTGTTAAATCATAATATTTACATTCAAAAAAGCCGTTATCACCAGCAGTGATAACGGCTTTTTATTGTTGATTTTGTACCCAGTGATTCCAAGGCACATCGTTGCTAAAAACTATGCATTATCATTTGTTACTCTTCAGTTTGTGTTCCTCAACCCAGCAATATAACACTGGGACAACAAAAACCGTCAAAAGAGCAATTGCCATGCCTCCAAACGAAGGTATCGCCATTGGAACCATAATATCCGCGCCTTTACCTGTAGAAGTCAGGATAGGTAGTAGCGCCAAAATGGTTGTCGCCGAAGTCATTAAGGCGGGACGAATACGTTTTTTTGCACCTTCAATGACGAAATTCCGAACAGCTTCCACATCGGTTGGAGTATTTTTAGCTTTGGATTCATCAAGGAAGGTTGCCATAATAACACCGTCGTCTGATGCTATTCCGAATAGCGCAAGAAATCCTACCCAAATGGCGACAGAAAGGTTCACTGGATGAACCTGAAACAACTCGCGCATGTGTGTTCCGAGCACAGAAAAGTTAAGGAACCAGTCCTGACCATAGAGCCATATCATAATAAAGCCACCAGACCACGCGACAATAATTCCAGAAAAAACCATAAGCGTTGTTGTAATCGCAGAGAACTGCAAATACAGAATAATTACGATAACAAACAATGCCAGTGGTAAAATCACCGACAGCTTTTTCTGTGCGCGTATCTGATTTTCATAACTTCCCGCAAATTCAAATGAGACACC
The window above is part of the Halodesulfovibrio sp. genome. Proteins encoded here:
- a CDS encoding MBL fold metallo-hydrolase, giving the protein MVTVHEVDSVEILSLQDNYIDALAMDNSDVIQRPSLFSPDSAHEGVVSNGPLAEHGFSSLITVEFEGQRKSMLFDFGCSDNGALYNVDLLSIDLTQVEELALSHGHFDHFGGMKQLVERVGKDSIPLVAHPSVFKDRYVRTPMGLKLSFPSLVKENVRSMGASIHETTAPLPMLDGYALFLGEIPRETNFEKGMPNAYCLKDGVEQTDAIEDDSSMIFNVKDKGLVVLSGCAHAGIVNTVNHAISVTGVSTVHAIMGGFHLSGPYHEQFIEPTISALQAFNPSYIIPAHCTGRKATLAIERAMPEAFICNMSGTTLRF
- a CDS encoding DMT family transporter is translated as MFENKIYLGTACASLATMLWAGSFVIARLAVGQISPMLLAASCWFIALLILCPCNFSVIKKEWNVVTKFLPQFFFAALTGVAAYSPLSYFAAQTTSAINLSLISVTSPIFIVIISSLMGQKQPVNTWAGCSVALLGSIYLVCNGEIARLLELHFALGDFLMLIAAVGFAIYSLILSKIPEGLSHLIVMTLMAFFAVLLLIPCVLWEYSQGMMLFTLNTSVLFSITFMAIFSSIVAWGTWNIGLKHAGSEKAGMIYYSLPLWSGIFAFAFLDETMGAVHLVSGILIIGGIAWASRTPQLATQHEPSSTNA